In Idiomarina sp. PL1-037, a single genomic region encodes these proteins:
- a CDS encoding NAD+ synthase: MAKLSLCLAQLDFTVGAIHNNTALILKTLREQGEQHDIIVFPELAITGYPPEDLLFRDDLHQAVDNAVEQISAAASDCVVIVGHPQAVGGELFNAMSVLHRGECLHRYFKQRLPNYGVFDEQRYFIPGHQSQVFEWQGVRIGLQICEDLWHPQPLRQLLDDDIDLVLSINASPYELNKHEQRLGVLKQRVAEAGKPILYLNNCGAQDELVFDGHSLVLDAEGELIAELPHCETTTATVTYEDKCIRCAGLEAKAEQNDLAHVYDALVLAVRDYVTKNGFSGVALGLSGGIDSALTLAIASDALGADKVHAVMMPFRYTSDMSLEDAEKQADTLGVRYDVVPIEPMFNEFMTQLGPLFGETETDTTEENLQSRCRGVLLMALSNKTGSLVLATGNKSEMAVGYATLYGDMCGGFAPIKDIPKLLVYQLAEFRNTRGACIPQRVIDRPPSAELAPDQVDSDSLPDYSDLDRILALYVERDWSVTDIIAAGFAEKDVRRVVRLVDLNEYKRRQSAIGPKVTPRNFGKDRRYPITSLYRHELQRQGQ, translated from the coding sequence ATGGCTAAACTTTCTTTGTGCCTGGCACAGCTGGACTTTACCGTTGGTGCCATTCACAACAACACCGCCCTAATTTTGAAGACGCTGCGAGAGCAGGGTGAGCAACATGACATTATTGTGTTCCCTGAGTTGGCTATTACCGGTTATCCGCCGGAAGACTTATTATTCCGCGATGACTTACATCAGGCGGTGGACAACGCGGTAGAGCAAATCAGCGCAGCAGCTTCAGATTGTGTGGTTATTGTCGGCCACCCTCAGGCCGTTGGCGGAGAGCTGTTCAACGCAATGTCCGTGCTACACCGGGGGGAATGTCTGCATCGCTATTTTAAACAGCGCCTGCCCAATTACGGCGTTTTTGATGAACAACGCTATTTTATTCCGGGCCATCAAAGTCAGGTGTTTGAATGGCAGGGCGTGCGCATTGGTTTACAAATTTGTGAAGACTTGTGGCATCCGCAACCACTACGACAATTACTGGACGATGATATTGATCTGGTGCTTTCAATTAATGCCTCTCCGTATGAGTTAAACAAACACGAACAACGTTTAGGTGTGTTGAAACAGCGCGTGGCAGAAGCCGGTAAACCCATTTTGTATTTGAATAATTGCGGTGCGCAGGATGAGTTGGTGTTTGATGGCCATTCGCTGGTTTTAGATGCCGAAGGTGAGTTGATTGCCGAGTTACCCCACTGTGAAACGACCACGGCAACGGTAACTTACGAAGACAAGTGTATCCGTTGTGCCGGTCTCGAGGCGAAAGCTGAACAGAATGATCTGGCTCATGTTTACGACGCTTTGGTACTGGCTGTGCGTGACTATGTGACTAAGAATGGTTTCTCTGGTGTAGCTTTAGGTTTGTCAGGTGGAATTGATTCGGCATTAACTTTGGCAATAGCAAGTGACGCGCTTGGAGCCGATAAGGTTCACGCGGTGATGATGCCGTTTCGCTATACGTCTGATATGAGTCTGGAAGACGCAGAGAAACAAGCCGATACCTTAGGTGTTCGCTACGACGTTGTGCCAATTGAGCCCATGTTTAATGAGTTTATGACTCAGTTGGGACCGTTATTCGGCGAGACTGAAACCGATACCACCGAAGAGAACCTGCAGTCCCGCTGCCGTGGTGTATTGCTCATGGCCTTATCGAATAAAACCGGTTCACTGGTGCTGGCTACGGGAAATAAAAGCGAGATGGCGGTGGGTTATGCCACCTTATACGGTGATATGTGCGGTGGTTTCGCGCCTATTAAAGACATTCCCAAGTTGCTGGTTTATCAATTGGCAGAGTTTCGCAATACCCGGGGCGCCTGTATACCTCAAAGGGTTATAGACAGACCGCCTTCTGCTGAACTCGCACCAGATCAAGTAGATTCAGATTCCCTGCCGGACTATAGCGATTTAGATCGCATTCTGGCATTGTATGTAGAGAGAGACTGGTCGGTAACCGATATTATCGCGGCCGGATTTGCAGAGAAAGACGTGCGCCGGGTGGTTCGCCTGGTGGATTTAAACGAATATAAACGCCGTCAATCTGCGATCGGGCCTAAAGTGACGCCTCGTAACTTTGGTAAAGATCGTCGTTACCCTATTACCAGTCTCTATCGCCATGAATTACAGCGACAAGGTCAATAG
- the glnB gene encoding nitrogen regulatory protein P-II — protein sequence MKKVEAIIKPFKLDDVREALSEVGIAGMTVSEVKGFGRQKGHTELYRGAEYMVDFLPKVKLEVVVADSDVERCIEAIMETAQTGKIGDGKIFITEIERVIRIRTGEENEDAV from the coding sequence ATGAAAAAAGTTGAAGCCATTATTAAGCCGTTTAAGTTGGACGACGTGCGCGAAGCGCTGTCGGAAGTCGGCATTGCCGGTATGACTGTGTCAGAGGTAAAAGGCTTTGGTCGTCAGAAAGGCCATACCGAACTTTATCGTGGCGCGGAGTACATGGTCGACTTTCTACCAAAGGTGAAACTGGAAGTTGTGGTTGCAGATAGCGACGTTGAGCGTTGCATTGAAGCCATTATGGAAACCGCTCAAACCGGAAAAATTGGTGATGGGAAAATTTTTATTACCGAAATTGAACGTGTGATTCGTATTCGTACCGGAGAGGAAAACGAAGACGCGGTATAA
- the pgeF gene encoding peptidoglycan editing factor PgeF has product MNVSSQPDGIIVPDWELPPNVHAAVTTRGFGNLAVHVGDDPAAVLLRRRLLQRSLKLPTAVTWLQQQHTNGVLRWPFKSAVADAAYSDLPQSVCAVLTADCLPVLCCSDDGNEIAAVHAGWRGLVCGVLQNALASFKTPAANIRIWIGPSIGASAFEVGDDVRDAFVARHSSNTKYFLSHSGKWLADLASIAADECSRSGVMDITKSGECTVGNNTNWYSWREEKAAARFASIIWRN; this is encoded by the coding sequence ATGAACGTTTCAAGTCAGCCTGACGGCATTATCGTTCCTGACTGGGAGCTGCCGCCGAATGTTCATGCGGCAGTGACCACCAGAGGTTTTGGCAACCTGGCTGTGCATGTCGGAGACGATCCTGCCGCTGTCCTGCTGCGTCGCCGGTTGTTGCAGCGCTCACTTAAATTACCAACCGCGGTTACCTGGTTGCAGCAACAACATACCAACGGGGTATTGCGCTGGCCTTTTAAGTCCGCAGTGGCTGATGCGGCCTACAGCGATCTACCCCAGAGTGTCTGTGCAGTTTTAACCGCAGACTGTCTGCCTGTTCTTTGTTGTTCAGATGACGGAAACGAAATTGCAGCAGTGCACGCAGGCTGGCGAGGTTTAGTCTGCGGGGTATTACAAAATGCATTGGCAAGTTTTAAAACCCCGGCGGCTAACATTCGCATTTGGATAGGACCGTCTATCGGCGCTTCGGCTTTTGAAGTGGGAGATGACGTAAGAGATGCGTTTGTTGCACGCCACTCGTCTAATACGAAATACTTTCTTTCTCACTCTGGTAAATGGTTAGCCGATTTAGCCTCAATTGCAGCGGATGAATGTTCGCGCTCAGGAGTTATGGATATTACCAAAAGCGGTGAATGCACCGTCGGCAATAACACAAACTGGTATTCGTGGCGCGAGGAGAAAGCTGCAGCAAGATTTGCGTCAATTATTTGGCGAAATTAA
- the rluD gene encoding 23S rRNA pseudouridine(1911/1915/1917) synthase RluD translates to MNKSIELEAIVTESLAGKRLDQALAELFPDYSRSRLKSWITDGKVTIDTKVIEKPREKVVAGALVAVDAEIEGEERHEAQPVELDIVYEDDDILVINKPAGLVVHPGAGAPDRTLLNGLLHYDPQLDLVPRAGIIHRLDKDTTGLMVVARNVPAQTQLVSMMQDRDITREYEAVCNGVMTAGGMVDQPIGRHPTKRTHMAVVQSGKAAVTHYRVLDRYRAHTLLRLRLESGRTHQIRVHMAHIRHPLVGDLTYGGRPRPPKQAEDRLLQTLRGFNRQALHAASLGLHHPITGDWLEFNVPRPTDFQYLIEELRVDHERFKSA, encoded by the coding sequence ATGAACAAAAGCATTGAATTAGAAGCCATTGTTACCGAGTCTCTGGCTGGAAAAAGATTAGACCAGGCACTTGCAGAGTTGTTCCCTGACTACTCAAGGTCACGTTTAAAAAGCTGGATAACTGATGGAAAAGTGACCATCGACACAAAAGTCATCGAAAAGCCGCGAGAAAAAGTGGTTGCCGGTGCTTTAGTTGCCGTAGACGCAGAAATTGAAGGCGAAGAGCGGCACGAAGCACAGCCGGTGGAACTGGACATCGTTTATGAAGATGATGACATTTTGGTCATTAACAAACCTGCGGGCTTAGTTGTCCACCCCGGTGCAGGAGCACCAGACAGAACCTTGCTGAATGGTTTGTTACATTACGATCCACAGCTCGATTTAGTGCCGCGGGCGGGCATCATTCACCGCTTAGATAAAGACACAACCGGGTTGATGGTTGTTGCGCGTAATGTGCCAGCACAGACGCAGCTAGTCTCAATGATGCAGGACCGTGATATTACTCGCGAGTATGAAGCGGTCTGTAATGGCGTGATGACAGCCGGTGGCATGGTTGATCAGCCTATCGGTCGGCATCCGACAAAACGCACGCATATGGCTGTGGTACAGTCGGGGAAAGCGGCAGTCACGCATTATCGTGTGCTCGATCGTTACAGAGCGCATACATTACTTCGTCTGCGTTTAGAATCAGGCCGTACTCACCAGATTCGTGTGCATATGGCGCATATTCGTCACCCCTTGGTCGGTGATTTAACCTACGGTGGTCGTCCGCGTCCGCCCAAACAGGCTGAAGATCGTCTGTTGCAAACCTTGCGAGGGTTTAACCGTCAGGCGTTACATGCGGCATCACTGGGCTTGCATCATCCAATTACCGGTGACTGGTTGGAGTTTAATGTTCCGCGGCCAACCGATTTTCAATATTTGATTGAAGAACTGCGCGTTGATCATGAACGTTTCAAGTCAGCCTGA
- the flhB gene encoding flagellar biosynthesis protein FlhB: protein MAETDQERTEDPTERRKQQAREKGQIARSKEMGTGFVLVSAAVSFFWFGGALYQGVRNVFEIMFTIDRQQAFDTSKIYEAFAIAFGEILWPMLTIFAFIVVFTFLGNSWLGGINFSAQAMAPKFNRMSPLNGFKRMFGVQALVELVKAIAKFMVVAVSAYFLLKWQFVDILQMSMGQMPTMIGNALDTLLWMFLLLCLSIFLIVVIDAPFQLWKHNKDLKMSKQEVKDEHKDTEGSPEVKGRIRRLQMEMANRRMMQEVPKADVVVTNPTHYAVALKYDDGGVQAPVLLAKGTDETAAKIREIALEYDIPLVASPGLARSIYHTTELEKEIPKGLFVAVAQILAYVYQLRMFKKGQAKRPRKPPMDKDIPDDLRY from the coding sequence ATGGCTGAGACTGATCAGGAACGTACAGAAGACCCCACGGAGCGACGAAAACAGCAGGCCAGGGAAAAAGGGCAAATTGCTCGTTCGAAAGAAATGGGGACAGGCTTTGTATTGGTGAGTGCCGCAGTGTCGTTTTTCTGGTTCGGCGGTGCGTTGTACCAAGGGGTACGTAACGTTTTTGAAATTATGTTCACCATCGACAGACAACAAGCCTTCGATACCAGCAAAATCTATGAAGCCTTTGCCATTGCTTTTGGCGAAATCTTATGGCCCATGCTGACGATTTTTGCCTTTATCGTCGTTTTCACTTTTCTGGGAAACAGCTGGCTGGGGGGCATTAATTTTTCCGCTCAGGCGATGGCACCTAAATTTAACCGCATGAGTCCGCTTAACGGATTTAAGCGAATGTTTGGTGTTCAGGCATTGGTGGAGCTCGTAAAAGCCATAGCCAAGTTCATGGTTGTAGCAGTTTCGGCCTATTTTCTGTTGAAGTGGCAGTTTGTCGATATTCTGCAAATGTCTATGGGGCAAATGCCGACCATGATTGGCAATGCGCTGGACACACTTCTATGGATGTTCCTGCTGTTGTGTTTATCGATATTCCTAATTGTCGTTATTGATGCTCCCTTCCAGTTATGGAAGCACAATAAAGACTTAAAAATGAGCAAGCAGGAAGTTAAAGACGAACATAAAGACACTGAGGGAAGTCCGGAAGTTAAAGGCCGCATTCGTCGTCTGCAGATGGAAATGGCCAACCGCCGAATGATGCAGGAAGTCCCGAAAGCTGATGTTGTGGTAACCAACCCGACGCACTACGCTGTCGCGTTAAAATACGATGATGGTGGCGTACAGGCTCCGGTTCTGCTCGCTAAAGGAACCGATGAAACCGCTGCAAAAATTCGTGAAATTGCTCTGGAATATGACATTCCGCTGGTTGCTTCGCCCGGGCTTGCCCGCTCAATTTATCACACCACCGAGCTGGAAAAAGAAATTCCGAAAGGCCTGTTCGTGGCTGTGGCACAGATTCTTGCGTACGTATATCAATTACGAATGTTTAAGAAAGGACAAGCTAAACGTCCGAGAAAGCCACCTATGGATAAAGATATTCCGGATGATTTACGTTACTAA
- a CDS encoding outer membrane protein assembly factor BamD yields the protein MFSNKLSRSLVLSSVLGLMLAGCSSQSEDEQVAKTQIEAMYDQAQESMANGNLNLAQEQLSSLNKRYPFGPFAHQIQLDLIYLHYKLDNTDEALAAIDRFISLNPNHKDVDYALYMRGLVNQRAEHNAIHDLAGVDRSDRDSSMAEEAFKDFAELVRKYPKSEYAADAKKRLIALKSRLAKKELAIAQYYMERQAYLAAANRGRYVLEHFSDTPEVENALAIMAESYDQLELPELREDAMKVLRANFPENQLVSAR from the coding sequence ATGTTTAGTAATAAGTTAAGCCGAAGCCTCGTTTTATCATCGGTTCTGGGATTAATGTTAGCGGGTTGTTCAAGCCAGTCAGAAGATGAGCAAGTTGCGAAAACCCAAATTGAAGCTATGTATGACCAGGCTCAGGAGAGCATGGCAAATGGTAATTTGAATTTGGCGCAGGAGCAATTGTCCAGTCTGAACAAGCGCTACCCTTTTGGTCCTTTTGCTCATCAAATTCAGTTAGACCTTATTTATCTGCATTATAAACTCGATAATACAGACGAAGCTTTAGCTGCAATTGACCGCTTTATCAGCCTGAACCCAAATCATAAAGATGTCGATTACGCACTTTACATGCGCGGACTGGTTAATCAACGCGCTGAACACAATGCCATACATGACTTGGCTGGTGTTGATCGCTCTGACCGTGACTCGTCTATGGCGGAAGAAGCGTTTAAAGATTTTGCTGAGCTAGTTCGTAAGTACCCGAAAAGCGAGTACGCCGCAGATGCAAAAAAACGTTTAATTGCATTGAAAAGCCGTTTAGCTAAAAAAGAACTGGCTATCGCACAATACTATATGGAACGTCAGGCTTACTTAGCTGCAGCTAACCGGGGCCGATATGTATTAGAGCACTTTTCAGATACACCTGAAGTAGAGAATGCTTTAGCGATAATGGCGGAAAGTTATGACCAACTGGAACTGCCTGAACTGCGCGAAGACGCAATGAAGGTGCTGAGAGCAAACTTTCCAGAGAATCAGTTAGTCTCAGCCCGCTAG
- the fliQ gene encoding flagellar biosynthesis protein FliQ, producing MSPEMFLDIFQEALKTIVIMVAFIIIPGLLVGLVVAVFQAATSINEQTLSFLPRLLVTLAVIGLGGHFLTETVMDFTIEMFNRIPEVVG from the coding sequence ATGTCACCGGAAATGTTTCTCGACATTTTTCAGGAAGCTCTGAAGACCATAGTGATAATGGTGGCGTTTATTATCATTCCCGGACTTTTAGTGGGTCTGGTCGTTGCCGTTTTCCAGGCCGCTACCTCTATCAACGAACAAACTTTAAGCTTTCTGCCACGCTTACTCGTCACTCTTGCCGTTATTGGTCTTGGCGGACACTTTCTGACTGAAACCGTAATGGACTTCACTATCGAGATGTTTAACCGGATACCTGAAGTGGTCGGCTAA
- the fliO gene encoding flagellar biosynthetic protein FliO, translated as MLVPSAAKAEEKAGIVSGNDIGAMVLALFAVLAVIVILASLLKRFNLKFQGASGMKVLSSVSLGTKERLVIVEVGGQKLLLGVTQQRIDCLKELPGDINLEGKQEQ; from the coding sequence GTGCTGGTGCCCTCTGCTGCCAAGGCGGAAGAGAAAGCTGGCATTGTTTCAGGCAATGATATAGGCGCCATGGTTTTGGCGCTTTTTGCCGTTTTGGCGGTCATTGTGATTTTGGCTTCGCTGTTAAAACGCTTTAACCTCAAGTTTCAGGGCGCTTCTGGTATGAAGGTACTGAGTAGTGTCTCGTTAGGAACGAAAGAGCGTCTGGTCATTGTTGAAGTTGGGGGACAGAAGTTATTACTTGGTGTTACCCAGCAACGCATAGACTGCCTGAAAGAACTGCCAGGCGATATCAACCTGGAAGGAAAACAAGAACAATGA
- the fliP gene encoding flagellar type III secretion system pore protein FliP (The bacterial flagellar biogenesis protein FliP forms a type III secretion system (T3SS)-type pore required for flagellar assembly.), with amino-acid sequence MNRWLLLCILAVLCLLPEHAFAWQDLTAVTVKTNPDGSEEYSVTLQILAIMTALTFIPAMVIMMTSFTRIIIVLAILRQAIGLQQSPSNQVLLGIALFLSFFIMTPVLNEINDKALQPYLNEEIQSMEALDRAKAPIKAFMLAQTRLTDLETFVEISGTEGVEEPEDVPMSVLIPSFITSELKTAFQIGFMLFIPFLIIDLVVASVLMAMGMMMLSPMIVSLPFKLMLFVLVDGWSLTMSTLAGSFGV; translated from the coding sequence ATGAACCGCTGGTTGCTGCTTTGTATTTTAGCCGTTTTGTGTTTGCTGCCTGAGCATGCGTTTGCCTGGCAGGATCTTACCGCGGTTACAGTGAAGACAAACCCTGATGGTAGCGAAGAGTACTCTGTAACGCTGCAAATTCTGGCGATAATGACGGCGCTGACCTTCATTCCCGCTATGGTCATTATGATGACCTCATTTACCCGAATTATTATTGTTTTGGCTATTTTGCGTCAGGCTATTGGTCTGCAACAGTCGCCTTCTAATCAGGTGCTTTTGGGTATTGCGCTGTTTTTAAGCTTTTTCATAATGACACCTGTGCTAAACGAAATTAACGACAAAGCTTTGCAGCCTTATTTAAACGAAGAAATCCAATCGATGGAGGCGCTCGACAGAGCGAAAGCGCCGATAAAAGCCTTTATGCTGGCGCAAACACGCTTAACCGATTTAGAAACTTTTGTCGAAATTTCCGGAACCGAAGGTGTGGAAGAACCAGAGGACGTGCCCATGTCCGTGCTTATTCCTTCATTTATAACCTCTGAGTTAAAAACCGCTTTCCAAATCGGTTTCATGCTGTTTATTCCGTTTTTGATTATTGATTTGGTGGTCGCCAGTGTTCTCATGGCCATGGGTATGATGATGCTGTCGCCAATGATTGTATCGCTGCCGTTTAAACTTATGTTGTTCGTGCTGGTTGATGGCTGGAGTTTAACCATGAGTACCCTGGCCGGAAGTTTCGGGGTTTAG
- the fliN gene encoding flagellar motor switch protein FliN, producing the protein MSNDDKDMDDWEAAMAEQEAAEDEESSEPEASKGSGKSSSHSGMDDVQTAELEELSEDEPVTEEEKRKLDAILDIPVTISMEVGRSQISIRNLLQLNQGSVVELERVAGEPLDVLVNGTLVAHGEVVVVNDKFGIRLTDVISQIERIRKLR; encoded by the coding sequence ATGAGTAACGATGATAAAGATATGGATGACTGGGAAGCAGCAATGGCTGAACAAGAAGCTGCTGAAGATGAAGAGAGTAGCGAACCAGAAGCTAGTAAAGGGTCAGGGAAGTCCTCCAGCCACTCAGGTATGGATGACGTGCAGACCGCTGAACTCGAAGAGTTGAGTGAAGATGAGCCAGTAACTGAGGAAGAAAAGCGCAAACTGGACGCTATTCTTGATATTCCGGTAACCATTTCAATGGAGGTAGGGCGCAGCCAAATCAGTATTCGTAATTTGCTGCAGCTCAATCAAGGCTCCGTCGTTGAACTGGAACGCGTGGCCGGTGAACCATTGGACGTACTGGTTAACGGGACCTTGGTGGCACATGGTGAGGTGGTTGTTGTTAATGATAAATTCGGGATACGCTTAACCGATGTTATTAGTCAGATTGAACGTATTCGTAAGCTTCGCTAG
- the fliR gene encoding flagellar biosynthetic protein FliR → MDLVTSVLLEWLEQHLWPLTRVSSMIMSMALFSGTIVNSRVKIFLSLAIIFAVSPALPEINTGVEMMSVGGFLVTAQQIVIGVALGLLSILFLQTFVLGGQIIAMQIGLGFASMVDPTNGQQVPVIAQFFLMLASLVFLAFDGHLLMIHMVVASFDAIPVGMTGLDSDALFAVAEWGVYMFSAALAAMLSGIIALLLINLSFGVMTRAAPQLNIFAIGFPITMVSGLVVVWLTMGGFIFHFENQWARVVQTMCEILGSQCA, encoded by the coding sequence ATGGATCTGGTGACTTCTGTTCTGCTCGAGTGGTTGGAACAACACCTGTGGCCGCTAACTCGGGTGTCATCAATGATCATGAGTATGGCGCTGTTTTCCGGCACCATCGTTAACTCTCGCGTTAAAATTTTCCTGTCTCTGGCTATTATTTTTGCGGTTTCGCCAGCTTTGCCAGAGATTAATACCGGTGTTGAAATGATGTCAGTTGGCGGATTTTTAGTTACAGCACAGCAAATCGTTATCGGGGTTGCCTTAGGGTTACTTTCCATTTTGTTTCTGCAAACATTTGTTCTGGGTGGCCAAATTATAGCCATGCAGATTGGTCTGGGTTTTGCCTCTATGGTCGACCCCACTAATGGCCAGCAAGTCCCGGTCATTGCGCAGTTCTTTCTAATGTTAGCCAGTCTGGTTTTTCTTGCATTCGACGGGCATTTATTAATGATTCATATGGTTGTTGCCAGCTTTGACGCAATACCTGTTGGAATGACTGGATTGGATTCTGACGCTTTATTTGCAGTTGCAGAGTGGGGCGTTTACATGTTCTCGGCTGCTTTAGCTGCAATGCTTTCGGGTATTATAGCGCTACTGCTCATTAACTTAAGTTTTGGGGTTATGACCCGTGCAGCTCCGCAGCTGAATATTTTTGCTATTGGTTTTCCCATTACCATGGTCAGTGGGTTGGTGGTTGTGTGGCTGACTATGGGCGGCTTTATTTTTCACTTCGAAAACCAATGGGCGCGGGTTGTGCAAACCATGTGCGAAATACTAGGCAGCCAATGTGCTTAA